The sequence gtttttcctgtatttttgatattagatgcagccttggtgagcataagagacttttaaaaaaattaaaggaacactccactgtttttagaaatagggcttattcaacttctttcctacagttagatatgtgggcaaatgcatttttgtctcagtgcatgcattgttttagtttggcagggtcgacactagcttagcttagcataatgaatggattCCTATGTtgtgccaactctcacgcatctggcgtgattctcacgctttcaggctctgtctcacgctctcactccgcccaactcaatctcacgccaaattgccaaacctgcttttgatattaaacaaagctataagctttaatttttttaaatgtgttttaatgaaattcaaacaataaatagcgttttggcgctaatgtggcacaatgttaaagccagaggcgttgaaaagcggagttgcaggctctcgtctccctgcggcgcgcgctggtcacgtggcccatgagcgctcaatacttctagcgccgtgccaatgcattaaaatggcttaagcggatacacaacagtttcaccatatagatgtttgctgcaagttttggtaaacagtacagcatagtgttagtgtttattgattattaagtcagccatatttacaggatagTTTTTTTATGGAGagtgaataacattaatgttattcttgtatttagccctcaggtattccttactaataggcatagactgtaaaaaaaaatacactaataggtcacactcatactcattaaatgatatttattgaatattttgaggagatcttttggtactaaataccatttgtgcaacaattattgtcaataaatgaccacttaaaatatttttcttctaatatttgtatttcttctaaaatttatataacaattagtgtagtaattaatattaaaatagagaattccaattcaaagaggcaaattagagtcattttgtggctaaaaaatattaatgtttatttgtaatgccattaggtgccttatggctctttaataaatatacatgtatctaatctagttgctcaaaaatatattgcagtctttgcattctaataaatatttagatatgatgatcaaacactagatttctttaaatgtgaaatttcaaaacttaaataacttgcatcctaatctttttaatgaataatgatacttatataagcagtcacaagtgaatattaaggaatggcacatataatttgacccaagaaatctttaaactagtgccaaaacaaacatattattatgtacagtatatatactagatataaactgatactgaatcaagatcaaaagcattacccccccccctcccccgcCCGGCCCCccaaaaatctcactccaacctgaacttaaaagttggcaaccctgatgTTGctagctagcatgtcccgagtaaaagtgattaaAAAAACCCCCACCTAACTACTTCTTGTGCCCTGCGTATttacaacgagtacaaatagcgatgcagattaagactaggcgatttcctaggcagatactgacttgggactatattatggggaagcacaggcaaagcactgctacttgggcacaGAGATTTCACGACACTCATCCTCAAGTCCTCTGGCTGTTGAGCAATCgcaatgtgttgcgtgatatctctgcacCCAAGTaacagtgcttcgcctgtgcttccctacactgtaaaaaatgttggttgttttttgttggtttaacttaaaaaagtaagtaacctggttgccttaaaatgttgagttcattgaaataaaaaatttgagttgatacaatgaaggaaatttgtttaataaatagaaactcaaaatatttttgtatctgaaccacatttaaaatttgataaatcatcagaaataaaacacacacaattacccaatatgcttacaaaatcttttattaatattttaaattttttttaataaatctcaaaaaatgttcattgtattaactcaaaatgtcaatttcaatgaactcaaaattttaaggcaaccaggtaactttttttctaaataatgttttacagtgtataatataTTCACtatgctaagctagcggcgaccctgccaaactaaaacaatgaaCTGAgagaaaaatgcatttgcccaaaTATCTTAATGtaggaaaaaaaagttaaataagccctatttctaaaaacagtggagtATTCCTTTATAACAAATTGTACCGAGCCAAATCATACTGACCCAAATCTTTTAGACTGTACTATTGAAGCTCAATGACGAGTGTTTGTGGTATTAATTTTGTGATTTtaaaccacctagcaaccacctttAACCACACAGCAATTCCCTGGTAACCACCAACAAATAATCATGGTGGTGAGTTTTACAGCACATGGGCAAGCATCAAACTGCTTTCCTTACCTTCCGTGCCTCTTGCATCCTATTGAGCTGGACAGATATTTGTGAAAATGGTGGTCGCTCATAGGGTCTATCTCGCCAGCACTGCCTCATAAGTTCATACCTGTATGGATAATATATATAggaattataattattaatacaaCTACAGTTGATTAATATGGAAGATGACTACTAGAAAACATGAACATCTGTGCTTACACTTCATCATCACAGTTCCTGGGCTGCTCCATTCTGTAGCCCTGAGGAAGCTTCTCATAGAGCTCAGCACAGGTCATCCCACAGTATGGAGTCCCACCTTGAGAAGAACAGATTAATAGTCTTCATCTTGCTGAAAAATCTTTATAATGCATCCAGGCACTAGACAATTCATTAACTATTATGAACAAACTTACCTAAACTTACAATTTCCCACAGAAGAACTCCAAAAGACCACCTGAAATCCAAAGATGAAGATTAAAGAAGCTACAGTCTGTAACATTTCTGATGGTGGAAAAAGACAATGCCTTTGCAATAGATTTTTATTAAAAGGTTAGATAGTTATGTgacaaagggatagttcacccaaaaaatatgttaatttactcgccctcatgttgttccaaacctgcacaagtttctttattctgttgaacacaaaataagatattttaaagaaggTTGGTAAACAGTTGACAgcacccattgacttctatagtatttattttcctactatggaagttaATGGGTGCCGTCAACTGTCTGGTACacccaacattctttaaaaaatatttttttgtgtttaatggaagaaagaaactcatacaggtttagacaAACTTGAGGGGAAGTAAGTAATGACAAATGACagtttctgggtgaactatccttttaaaagATACTGTGCTCATGGTACAAGAAACAGCAGGAATATGTATCCCAATACATCACTATTgcactgttaacccctaacagttttaGGGGTTAACAGCACTATTGGATCCTATACTTTAAGTCactcttaatgagtgagtcatcaaatcattcattcattcagtatcaaagcaaatatatttatagcTGCGTCCTCAGGAGACAGGATGTGAAGCTAACATTGGATGTGCCTTTATGCCTTCCTACCTTGGAATGCGTCATCCGAAGGTACCATTTTTAAGCTTTCAGACGCAGCCTATGAataagtcattgaatcattgatTCTCCCAATTTGTTTAAAATTGCAGATTCCTTTACGAAACACCTCTGTGTTGCAGTTCTGCTACGGATTTTGTGGGAACTGTTATTTAGTTGCAAAACAGAGCAAACTATTGTCAATActgtgtttaaaatgtatgtcACTTCATATTCTCTTTTTGTTTGttgaactgttgtataaaatTGGTCACCTTTGCGATTGGATATTTTGGAAAAATGCATTATTGCTTTTACAGTGGGGCCAATTTACAGTTGCTTTTTACAGTTtacaccaattgtgcaagttcttccACTTCTCCAGCAGATAAGAGATGCCTGTCATTTTCTTGATGTGAATAACAGTTTGGTGTGAATAAATCAACTGTGgcagcaattattagaaaatggaagacatataaaaccactgataatctcccttaATCTGGGGTTCCACGCAAGCTCCACGcccgtggggtcaaaatgatcacaagaacagtgagcaaaaatcccagaaccacacggggtccctagtgaatgacctgcagagagctgggaccaaagtaacaaaggctaccatcagtaacactacgctgccagggactcaaatcctgcagtacCAGATATGTCCCCCTGCGGTCTTTCAGCATACCTGTTAAGTATCCCGTTTTGGCCgggaaagtcccgtattttacccttCATTCCCGCCGTCCTCCCGTATTCGTATTTTCCCGTAAATCTCCTGTATTTTAACctgcgttattaaaaaataataataccggagtaaaaaaaaaaaaaattccaatctgagctctgtaactagcgATAACTGCGATAACTGCCAtctgcagtagcctacacagagacggatgatggacgtaactaACGATAGAGACAgaaggcactcctgccaaaaaacccaaacccTCGTGTAAATACCTtgatcaatgggacagcgaatttaattttctgaagaggagcaggtgggggacagtcacacgttttgtaactgcgacttcatcatgtgcgacagcggaagatattttaaagtgacagtaatcacttataatgacaatgtaaagaacaaaagtaattcactaaatatgctctgctcttgagtaaataacttcagtaaacacctttaataaggattaatctatatataattcataacttatgcagtgtaaactgataacaatttatgtatatttcctacttattaagttgttatacaggtaagagcacaggtacaaataaaatgtagcgGCTtcataagaagcatttcaaggtcctggagagGCCTAggcagtctccagatctcaaccccccaaaatctttggaggaagttgaaaatctgtgttgccccaaaacatcactgctctagaggagatctgcatggaggaatgggccaaactaccagaaacagtgtgtaaaattcttgtggcgacttacagaaaatgtttgacctctgtcattggcaacaaagggtatataacaaagtattgtgATTAATTTGTGTTATTGACCAACTACTTATTTTACACCACAATTAGCAAATACATTCTATAAAAATCCGACAATGtggatccccccccccccccccccatttagtctctcatagttgaagtgtacctatgatgaaaattacaggcctctcttatttttttaagtgggagaacttgcacaagtagtggctgactaaatacttttttgccccactgtataatatattatcaatgttaaaacaaGATCTCACACAAGGTATGTTTGTGTTGAAGAGAGTTTGAGTCTTAAATCAATCGCTTTTGTCTATATTTGTTCTTCATGCTAGCAAGTGCTAAAACCCCACTTTTACAATGGGTACATTGCGGAGAATGGCAGTAATGTAGCGTCAAAATTGTGCATCTTCGGAAAGATTTTGCCACGCAAAATGTGGCCTCTTGCTATCAACACGCACGACCGCCCACACATTTTGTGCCGGACCGTCGTACATCTTCATGCTCGTGTGGATGTGGTGAGTATACACAGGCTTCAGGCAGCATACTCTGCATGCAACCTATCATATGCATACTGGTTGTGTGGATGCAGTCAGTTTAGACCTTCATTTGATTGTTAGATATCatgtatgtaattttttttacaacaccaccATTTCCTGTTTTTACACTGTTAGAAATGCATGCTCGTTTTAATGCTATTTTAAGATGGGGTAGAATGTATTTGCCTACCCAAATTTGGGAACCACTGTCTATGGCAATCTGACTCCAGGCTTTGTGGGAACTCAATAACATGCCAATCTAATGGTGAAAACTATCTTTGTATGTCATCTTGGTCATGTTGTTTTCGAAATATTCAGTGTGCAATGTTCTTGAGTGTGTAAAAAATGGTGGTTTTGACGGGCACTGTGGTCTCCTGTGGAACATGCTACTCTATATTTGAGCTTCCTGGTTCATGTTATCAGTTCCTTGCTGCTTATTTATCAGTTGCCCACTAAAAATTGAAAACAATGAAGTCATGTTAATTTGGATTGAAACTTGGAGATGGCATAGCACTTggtgttttaaatatttgatagaCAATGAATTTCTTTACCTCACATTTTCTTTaagtagaaattaaagcttttGACAGTCATTTAAAATTTTGGTAATAAGGCATGAGATGTTCATAATGTTTatctctgcaaaaaaaaaaaacatctttgatTGCACTTACACATCACTCTTTGTGGTGTAGACACTGTAGTTTAGTGACTCGATGGCCATCCATCGCACAGGCAGTCTTCCCTAAAACAAAGAAGGAGCAACTTTCAACCAGTTTCAtgagtaatttttgcatttcagtcaaattattttatatttaagtcCACTTAGAGTGAACCTGATTGATAACATAAAGGGTGGATACACTATGCACTCAAAAGCTGAATAAGAAAagacaaataaattaaaataagctgataacatcactgtttcctccagaacgactgtacagccagatcaaattttgttgcaatattgccCTGTtgtaacactgtgaagctgctttgaaacaatcgtcattgtaaaagcactatataaaaaaaattgattgattgattgattgattgaaattaGTTTTATCATCTTATAGATATAGTCCTCACCATTGTCTTTTTGACATACACCTCTTCACCACGAGAGAGGCCAAAATCAGCGATTTTTGCAATTAGGTTTTCTCCCACAAGTACATTTCTGGCTGCCAAATCTCTGTGGATGAACTGTTTACATGCAAACAAGAAAAACAGACAAAATTAGGACATATAACAACTCCTCCCCGGCTCCCCCCTAAAAaacatattattaataataattaagaaaACTATTTACAATTAAAACCTACTGAATAAACTAGCTGCAACATTGCTGgcaataaatataatacaattattgaGTGTGTATATAAATTAATTGTGCACATATACATATGTATTCTAGTACACAGCTCCTGAATATGACACTTTTTATATAGGGATAGGAATGGGGTTtggttagggttagttgcatgtcaTTATGTACATGCATATATACATAATGTATAGTTATTTAtacagtaactacatgtaacttGTAAaacaactacactgtaaaatgaaGTGTCACCAACTTTTTATACCTGTTTGTCACTAAGGTAATGCATGCCAGTTGCTACATCAGCAGCAAACTGCAAGAGCTGCTGAGAGGTGAGTGTGGAGGCAGTTCCGTGCTCCTTGGCAAAGGCAGGATCGGTCTCTAGGACACGACTCTTCCTTAGGAAGTCTAAAAGGTTCCCGTAAGGTGCATATTCAATGGCAATGTAAAGGTAACCTGTGGATAACAGAATCATTCACATGTCTGCACTAGAGAAAAATTCATACACATGACATTTCACCAaataaagtaggcctactttgaCAAAAGTTATATGAAgcgttattaaagggttagttcacccaaaaatgaaattgatgtcattaataactcaccctaatgtcgttccacacccgtaagacgctctcggactaaatataaaatatcttaaactgtgttttccgaagatgaacggaggtgttacgggtgtggaaaaacatgaattaaggaatcaactttcccttgagcttttgatatataaaaggtcatggtaatataagaatatcctgtaagtttcagagctgaaaacttccttgttagtcaaagaaaagcttttatagacaccaggctcagcaaacgctcctgtgctttatactgacgtcagtgcgcgacgaaacaccgcctctacagaatctacagtgtgtctaatccagtagcctcgcccaccgactcatggagggctcgtgctagctggtcaacaattTCATGCCGAGGAAGATCAAGATATTGCgttattcctggttgtggaagaacacagttgctgcataagcttccttcggatcctaatattaggaatgtgtggttgaactttatttttagtgAAGTGACatattcacttcagttcactgcgggattagcctagaaatctagacgcaccctagtggcagcaaatttaatctgcccgcaagtgtcgtctaggaactctcaatacccttctgagctgtattcctcacaatctggacgggccaatcacgtcgtgtatagagtcggcgggcggggccataatgacaacgacCGAGTTgagtttgcgtgcttctagtaaacacagaaactggcgaacggtggcggtctttcgaatcagctttgaccgcgactctcgaagacttggagttaagcttttctctgagaaaagaacaaagagcggcactgaagtcattcttaaaaagggaagatgtgttcggagtttagccgaccggatacggcgaatgtttaatctatccgCTTCACCTTccttgctctggttggtgtagtgctatcctatcgcgtgcagagggagtttgaaagacaaccgtttatcccgcccctcggattgagccctgtctatggtgagtttccagaccaaacatcttgatgtgggtctggcttgtcaggctactgcgggatcgtttgtaaacaaatctccggtcgatgctggatttggatccgacaggaatctcattaaatatgcaaacattatccaatcctagccgtgtgcgtttactttcaagtctccagtgctgcacgcccatcagaacccaatgttttggagagagcctcaaaaccagtgtagaaaatagcctattacttattaagttatgatgtttttgaatgtaaaaaccaccagacctcagacaacagcataaaaaaatgtaaaaagccagttcatgacacctttaacattGCTATGTCAAACACCATTAGAATTTTTATATTCAACCATCTGTCAACTGTCTGACCATAATTATATGTAATACCAGCAGGTGGCACACTCACCTCTATTCTCACAGGCACCAATGAGATTAATTATGTTTGGATGCTGACCCAATTTACATAACACTTCTAATTCACCGGCAAAGTCTCGATGGTCATTCTCTGAGGCGAACTCTGTAGATGCAAAAAACGAACACACAAAATTACAATCATGTAAAATCAGACCTTGGCTAACAATGCAGTGTTGGCTTGTTTCCTTACCCTTGAGCATTTTTATCGCAGCACTCGTTTTTATGCCGTCTTTTTTGACCATGGCCTTGATGACCTGACCAAAGTTCCCTTCTCCAATGACATCCTCGAACTTAATGTCCTCCCAATCCAGTATGGGATAGGTGAGGGGCTCAGTGGAAGGCTTTGGTCGTCGGGTCAGTGTGAGAGTCCCTGAGTTGAACTGTAAGATAGTCTCTTCTCCCTGAAATTGCATGTGTTGATGTTTATAACAGATTTAAagaactattatttttatagtaCTTATAATACTTATAATAGTTGAATacacttaaaggggtgatgaactgagaaatcaactttcccttgagcttttgatatataaaaggtcatggaaatataagaatatcctgtaagtttcagagctgaaaacttccttgtaagtcaaagaaaaacttttattgacactaggcccagaaaacgatcatgtgcacatcttgacgtcatcgtgtgtagaaacaccgcctctacagaataataagcacatctaattcagtagccctgcccaccgactcctGGAGCTGTTCAGATCGCAATAGAGCTGTTCAGCCTGCAGCAGTAAACATGCTGAAGAGGATAGGAAGATATTGCGCtgttcctggttgtggaagaacacagtcttAATCTGTCTATCCAACATAGGAtctatccaatcctagccatgggcgtttacttccaagtctccagtgcggcacgcccatcaaaacccagcgtttagaAGACaccctcaaaaccagtgtagaaaatagcctattacttattagttatgatgtttttgaatgtaaaaaccacacgacacgtcattagttgaccaacagcataaaaataaaaaaaagaagccagttcatgacacctttaaagtcattaaatataattataatacaacacatttatgattatttattattgtttaaaataCAGTATGATTGAAATATTATATGGCTATATATGCAGGGACGTATCTATGGTATCAGGGGGTACCAGGTCCAGGAGGGGTTCCCCTCAGCTGAAATCAGGGTGGGGGTGTGGTGCttactgcttaatattttttgtgtggaaaCCGTGATACTTTTTTTGTGGCGACCGTGATACATTaaatagaaagttaaaatgggcagcatttatttgaaaaagatttttttaacaatgtaaaagtctttaccgtctcttttgatcaatttaatgcatttttgctAATAAAAGTACTAATTAAGTACTGTGTTATCACAACTATCCCAAAGTGATGAAGCGTTAAATTATAAAGTTTATGTCTACACagatttcaacatttataagtATGAATTGTGTCTAAATCGGTCTATTTTGCTGCCATTGTACATAAACAACAAGCATAAGGGTatagtataaaataataaagtgtCCACTCACTGATCCAGACTGATAGGTGAATGTCCGTCTTCGTTTAAGGACAGATTTACGAATGCAGAAGAGAGCCAGGAGGGCCAGAAGTATGGTCACACAGGTTACACCCACTGACCCAACCACAGCCCAAAGAAGCTGATGATCCTCAGCCATTGGCCGTCCAACATGCTGAGTGGTGGGAATAAAGCTGGAGAATCCTGAATGATACGAAATAAAGTAAGTGTAAGTGAATTTTAGGAACGCATTTACAGCAGGCTTTCTCCCATTAATTATTTCTGGTCTTTTACCATCTTTAAGTGTCCAGGCTTCTACGAACTTGCTCCACTCCCCTGGCGCCTTGGAGAAAGCCCTCACCCTGAACTGGTACAACGTGCTCCCATTGAGGGATGTCACATCCTTTGTGGTTGTGTTGCCATCGTCTGTGTCCACCCAAGGGTGCAAGCTGCCCTGGACTACTGGCTGGTACTCAATGCTGTATTTCACAATGCCTCCATTGGGGTCATCGGGGGGTTGCCAGCGAAGCCTGACTGCGTTAATGGACAGGGAATCTGCCTGAACATTCCGTGGGGAAGAGGGGCCTGGAGAGAGAGATCATACGCAATTTTGcctttaaaatttaatttcacaCTGACACActttttgtttgttcccttCTACCACACCCTGTCTAACATTCATGTCCTATTTTATAGTCAGTCACCTACTTGCGCCTACTTGCAAGATTTCTGTTACCCTGCTTATAGATGTGAATATGGTGTGGTTTTGAAGGGGGCCCATGGCTGCCGCAGTTTACCAGCCGGACGACCACTTGGTAGTCCCTGTGGTACTCCAGATTGTAGAGCTTGATGGAGAGCACATTAAGCAAGGTGGTTTCCTCCCACAGCATCTCTCCATGTGGTCCGTAGAGCTGCACTAAAAAGCCAGTGGCCTTGTGGTACCTGCCAATCAGGGACCACCTGATGGTGGCATTACGGCCCTCCAATGAGTTGGAATCAATCTCCGGCCTGGCTGTGGGCTCTAGCGACACAGAATACGCAATCAGAAGCTGTGTGCCGCAGCTCAGCTACGTAAAAACTATACTGCTCTCAAAGTCAGTGCTTCAGTCACAATAGACTGAAAATCAACAGTCAAGATATTGTTTTTCTAAAAACTTGTTTCCAGTCTGTTTCTCTAGATTCCAAACTTCCATGTACACCTACAGAATCCCACTGTTTTTCTTAATATAGGGTAAGACGAGGGAAGATGCCCCTACCTTTATTTATTCTCTAGACGTCTCATAGATGTCACTTAATCTCATCTGAACACATTTAATGTTTAGATgcttattaatattttcatCTGAACATCAGTTTATTTCTTCTAAACagttttgattaaaaatgatcTAATTGTTTTCATTTGAGAATGGGATCAGGGAATTTATTTTATGTCAAATATTAGatggacattttttaatgaGGTACTTGTGGATCCTGAAATTCATTAGGATTTGTACAATCAattttcacttaaaaaaaaaaaaaagttgcccaGTTTCACAGAAACGGCTTAAGCTTAGTCCCAGACTAagatgcatgtttgagctgtcttAACTGAAAGAAACTTGCACTGATCTTAAAATACGTCCATGCCACTGTTttgtcaagatgcacaccagtaaaagatacttaaatgtcctaattgaactaaggcctaatcttggcttaatctaaaccctgtctgtgaaaccaggccaatATGTGTTAAAGTTAggatattgttattgttaactaaaactattaaaatattttgggaAATTAAAAAGAAAGCTGCAAtagaataaaattatttataaagatacaaatattttataaatataagaaTCTGGTATAAATAGATAAGAAATGTTGTCTTGGCATGTaactgaaatacattttaagttcaagtagaaaaaaacaacttatatataaaaaaaaaaaaaaaaaaaataaagcatatagGAAAATTACTaacattttaacaaaaaaataaaagatgatTCAAATTGGTAATAAATACTatgatattatataaatatgataatgAGGTCATTTCCCCTGGGTTAAGATGTCCCCCTAAAAAGTGGCATTTTGACGCtgatgtttttaattatttaatttaataattattataattgcattaattacaTTTCATTTATCATGTATTTTCTATCAGatatgttttacatttaaagtAGGGACAGGTTTACTGGAGTTTTTCTGTGCCACAGGTAGGGGGCCATCTTACTCTAATAGTGGTCCATTACATAGTCACCCTTTACATGCTAAActcatatgtaaatatgttaTTAAGAGGGACATTTCCCCCATCTTTCCTTACAAACAAGTCATTTTTAGTTCTAGTTTGATTGATTCTCACCTGGACAGTCAGTCTCCATGATTGCCTCTGGACCCAGAGGACCCTCTCCTCCTTCTCCTGGACGAGTGAGTTGTACACGCACATGGTATCTGGTTGAGGGCTTCAGGTTCGGTAATGTGATTTGATCACTGCCATACActtagtaaaaaaaagaaataattatTATACTCTATGTCTATGATACATAATATATTGATGTGATGCTAAATGAGGATGAAACTAATGTAGGAATTCCTTAAAACAGAAGTAATTTACAATTCCTCACCTATGATGGAGGACCAGGAGTCTTCTGTTTCCACTGGCTTGTAAAGCAGTCTAGTGGAAATAATGGGGCCATCACCCTTGTAAGTGTCCACAGGCTTTACAACCAGTTGTTTGCTACTTCTCAACAGCAGTTTAGGAGCGGTGGTTGGGTAGGGTGGCTCTAATTCACAACAAAGTGCAAATTTAAGGGTCTTTTAGCTTGagaaaaccactagaacaaacaattaaaaaaaaaaaaaaaacgaatctCACCTTTCACAGTTAAGGTAAACTTGAAAGAATCCTGGCCGCCATTGGTGGAGACTCGACATTCCCACAAACCACTATGCTCTGCAGACAGCCGTGGGATCTCAAAGTGAGCTGTGCTTTTTTTGGAGTCCACGGTAGTGTGGGATGCCTAAAAATGAGTAAAAACAGCAGATAATCAAAAAGATTTTCACTTTTCACTTCATAAGCATTCTTTctttaaacatc is a genomic window of Pseudorasbora parva isolate DD20220531a chromosome 12, ASM2467924v1, whole genome shotgun sequence containing:
- the tie1 gene encoding tyrosine-protein kinase receptor Tie-1 isoform X2; its protein translation is MLHLICFLYLVDISDAVMDLTMTSNMAISAHHFQLSCIYGERDTDGIQLSIKKDNSIVRRADIPNFTVQRPQTKEVVANGFTGFDHSGIFYCHSKKGSDQPASVTLINNYSKGRFRPVRVTLTATKGDTVHLIMGVIKEEKRDIAWKFNGNYYYMTPVADVQNSTAVLDLEEVNESNAGIYSASYVGDSALYSAWMRLIVRECPNNKWGSDCDKDCPECLNGGVCHDKDGDCVCPPGFMGMRCETACREGMFGRNCQESCKSEKGCQGLSFCLTDPYGCSCASGWHGDHCHEPCPNGMYGADCLLSCNCKNKGKCNQFSGCQCPTGWRGQYCEKSDRAPEILDMASNLEGNLNSSHKVTCSATGHPLPNHMSIELRKLECTVLKASHTTVDSKKSTAHFEIPRLSAEHSGLWECRVSTNGGQDSFKFTLTVKEPPYPTTAPKLLLRSSKQLVVKPVDTYKGDGPIISTRLLYKPVETEDSWSSIIVYGSDQITLPNLKPSTRYHVRVQLTRPGEGGEGPLGPEAIMETDCPEPTARPEIDSNSLEGRNATIRWSLIGRYHKATGFLVQLYGPHGEMLWEETTLLNVLSIKLYNLEYHRDYQVVVRLVNCGSHGPPSKPHHIHIYKQGPSSPRNVQADSLSINAVRLRWQPPDDPNGGIVKYSIEYQPVVQGSLHPWVDTDDGNTTTKDVTSLNGSTLYQFRVRAFSKAPGEWSKFVEAWTLKDGFSSFIPTTQHVGRPMAEDHQLLWAVVGSVGVTCVTILLALLALFCIRKSVLKRRRTFTYQSGSGEETILQFNSGTLTLTRRPKPSTEPLTYPILDWEDIKFEDVIGEGNFGQVIKAMVKKDGIKTSAAIKMLKEFASENDHRDFAGELEVLCKLGQHPNIINLIGACENRGYLYIAIEYAPYGNLLDFLRKSRVLETDPAFAKEHGTASTLTSQQLLQFAADVATGMHYLSDKQFIHRDLAARNVLVGENLIAKIADFGLSRGEEVYVKKTMGRLPVRWMAIESLNYSVYTTKSDVWSFGVLLWEIVSLGGTPYCGMTCAELYEKLPQGYRMEQPRNCDDEVYELMRQCWRDRPYERPPFSQISVQLNRMQEARKAYVNMALFENFTYAGIDATAEEA
- the tie1 gene encoding tyrosine-protein kinase receptor Tie-1 isoform X1 — protein: MLHLICFLYLVDISDAVMDLTMTSNMAISAHHFQLSCIYGERDTDGIQLSIKKDNSIVRRADIPNFTVQRPQTKEVVANGFTGFDHSGIFYCHSKKGSDQPASVTLINNYSKGRFRPVRVTLTATKGDTVHLIMGVIKEEKRDIAWKFNGNYYYMTPVADVQNSTAVLDLEEVNESNAGIYSASYVGDSALYSAWMRLIVRECPNNKWGSDCDKDCPECLNGGVCHDKDGDCVCPPGFMGMRCETACREGMFGRNCQESCKSEKGCQGLSFCLTDPYGCSCASGWHGDHCHEPCPNGMYGADCLLSCNCKNKGKCNQFSGCQCPTGWRGQYCEKSDRAPEILDMASNLEGNLNSSHKVTCSATGHPLPNHMSIELRKLECTVLKASHTTVDSKKSTAHFEIPRLSAEHSGLWECRVSTNGGQDSFKFTLTVKEPPYPTTAPKLLLRSSKQLVVKPVDTYKGDGPIISTRLLYKPVETEDSWSSIIVYGSDQITLPNLKPSTRYHVRVQLTRPGEGGEGPLGPEAIMETDCPEPTARPEIDSNSLEGRNATIRWSLIGRYHKATGFLVQLYGPHGEMLWEETTLLNVLSIKLYNLEYHRDYQVVVRLVNCGSHGPPSKPHHIHIYKQGNRNLASPSSPRNVQADSLSINAVRLRWQPPDDPNGGIVKYSIEYQPVVQGSLHPWVDTDDGNTTTKDVTSLNGSTLYQFRVRAFSKAPGEWSKFVEAWTLKDGFSSFIPTTQHVGRPMAEDHQLLWAVVGSVGVTCVTILLALLALFCIRKSVLKRRRTFTYQSGSGEETILQFNSGTLTLTRRPKPSTEPLTYPILDWEDIKFEDVIGEGNFGQVIKAMVKKDGIKTSAAIKMLKEFASENDHRDFAGELEVLCKLGQHPNIINLIGACENRGYLYIAIEYAPYGNLLDFLRKSRVLETDPAFAKEHGTASTLTSQQLLQFAADVATGMHYLSDKQFIHRDLAARNVLVGENLIAKIADFGLSRGEEVYVKKTMGRLPVRWMAIESLNYSVYTTKSDVWSFGVLLWEIVSLGGTPYCGMTCAELYEKLPQGYRMEQPRNCDDEVYELMRQCWRDRPYERPPFSQISVQLNRMQEARKAYVNMALFENFTYAGIDATAEEA